One genomic segment of Flagellimonas marinaquae includes these proteins:
- a CDS encoding deoxyhypusine synthase family protein: MNNKGEISQFIQKYFLHFNSAALVDAAKGYEDQLNKGSKMLVSLAGAMSTAELGKIFAEIIRTDKVHIVSCTGANLEEDLMNLVAHSHYKRVPNYRDLTPQEEWDLLENGLNRVTDTCIPEEEAFRRLQKHIYDIWKEADEKEERYFPHEYMYKLLLSGVLEQYYEIDIKDSWMYAAAQKNLPIVVPGWEDSTMGNIFASYVIKGELKASTVKSGIEYMTFLADWYSKNSEKGIGFFQIGGGIAGDFPICVVPMLYQDLEQTDTPFWSYFCQISDSTTSYGSYSGAVPNEKITWGKLDINTPKFIVESDATIVAPLIFAYLLDM, translated from the coding sequence ATGAATAACAAAGGAGAAATATCACAATTCATACAAAAATACTTCTTGCATTTTAACTCTGCGGCCCTAGTGGATGCTGCTAAAGGCTATGAAGACCAACTGAACAAAGGTTCCAAAATGTTGGTTTCCTTGGCCGGAGCTATGAGTACAGCCGAACTTGGAAAAATTTTCGCTGAAATCATCCGTACCGATAAGGTCCATATTGTTTCCTGCACAGGTGCCAACCTAGAGGAGGATCTAATGAACCTGGTGGCACACTCGCACTACAAGAGAGTACCCAATTATAGGGATTTGACCCCACAGGAAGAATGGGACCTTTTGGAGAACGGATTGAACAGGGTTACCGATACCTGCATCCCCGAAGAAGAAGCGTTTAGAAGGTTGCAAAAACATATTTATGACATTTGGAAAGAGGCCGACGAAAAAGAAGAGCGCTATTTTCCACATGAGTACATGTACAAACTTTTGCTTTCGGGAGTGTTGGAACAGTACTACGAAATAGACATTAAGGACTCGTGGATGTACGCAGCTGCCCAAAAAAACTTGCCAATAGTGGTTCCAGGTTGGGAAGACAGTACCATGGGAAACATATTTGCCAGCTACGTAATCAAAGGCGAGCTCAAGGCCAGCACGGTAAAATCCGGTATTGAGTACATGACATTTTTAGCGGATTGGTATTCCAAAAATTCTGAAAAGGGAATTGGCTTTTTTCAGATTGGGGGAGGAATCGCCGGAGATTTTCCAATATGTGTAGTGCCTATGCTGTATCAAGATCTGGAACAAACGGATACCCCGTTTTGGAGCTATTTCTGTCAGATCAGTGATTCCACCACCAGCTATGGCTCATATTCAGGGGCCGTGCCCAACGAGAAGATTACCTGGGGCAAGTTGGATATAAACACGCCCAAGTTTATCGTGGAATCCGATGCGACCATTGTGGCACCGCTGATTTTCGCCTACCTGTTAGATATGTAA
- the speB gene encoding agmatinase has translation MKTERTYAGIPKEYGSPEKAKVVLLPVPYDGTSTWGKGADKGPEAFLEASENMEVYDIETDSEVYKQGVYLADTLDGFDTPDAMVESVHKTVKEYINRNKLVTMVGGEHSISIGAIRAFNECFEDLTVLQIDAHADLRKEYEGTKYNHACALYEANETTNLVQVGIRSMDYTETLVMDKDQVFFAHEMISDDFWMDSALDLMTDNVYITFDLDAFDPSILPSTGTPEPGGLFWYETLDFLRRVFKEKNVVGFDIVELCPNDIDKSSDFLAAKLYYKMLSYKFVNNNEYMDEDFEDSDEDFKMSKNNLDYDE, from the coding sequence ATGAAAACCGAAAGAACATACGCTGGTATTCCAAAGGAATACGGCTCGCCCGAAAAGGCAAAAGTGGTATTGTTGCCAGTTCCTTATGATGGTACCAGTACTTGGGGAAAAGGAGCGGACAAAGGTCCGGAAGCCTTCTTGGAGGCCTCAGAAAACATGGAGGTCTACGATATTGAAACCGATAGCGAAGTCTATAAACAAGGAGTGTATTTGGCAGATACCCTTGATGGCTTTGATACACCGGATGCTATGGTGGAATCGGTTCACAAGACCGTGAAAGAATACATCAACCGAAACAAGTTGGTGACCATGGTCGGTGGGGAACATTCCATTTCCATTGGTGCCATTAGAGCTTTTAACGAGTGTTTTGAAGACCTTACCGTGCTTCAAATTGATGCACATGCCGATTTGCGCAAGGAATATGAAGGCACTAAATACAATCATGCCTGTGCATTGTACGAAGCCAACGAGACCACCAACTTGGTACAAGTGGGCATTCGCAGTATGGATTACACCGAAACATTGGTAATGGACAAGGATCAAGTATTTTTTGCCCATGAGATGATCTCCGATGATTTTTGGATGGATTCCGCCTTGGATTTGATGACGGATAATGTGTACATCACTTTTGATTTGGATGCTTTTGACCCTTCTATTTTGCCATCCACGGGAACACCAGAGCCAGGAGGTTTGTTTTGGTACGAGACTTTGGATTTTTTACGCAGGGTCTTTAAAGAAAAGAACGTAGTAGGGTTTGATATTGTTGAGCTATGTCCGAACGATATTGATAAGTCCTCCGATTTCTTGGCCGCCAAGCTTTACTATAAAATGTTGAGCTACAAATTTGTAAACAACAACGAATACATGGACGAAGACTTTGAAGATAGTGATGAAGACTTCAAAATGTCCAAAAACAATTTAGATTACGATGAATAA
- a CDS encoding RMD1 family protein produces MESKAIALHLATSINIPACRNQALGKELVYGDRDELFYSDASRYLYIFRYGVVSFFGYSEAEISQLLMEIKPFCEEWRQSDITETMDLELVADKEKATIHQDKVILPSTNQEGIRLALLHLSQSVALDFYAGLSEQAMKETRQHTTYLEQKGKLDIGGRKLKRHIAKVLNINNQISENLYIFDSHEVVWEDLELDRLDKGLKQIFDLKERYRNIKEQGNVIKENLSLFMNIMDHRESSRLEWIIIILILVEVVDLFIMRLIS; encoded by the coding sequence ATGGAATCAAAAGCAATCGCTTTGCATCTGGCCACAAGCATCAATATTCCAGCTTGTAGGAACCAGGCTTTGGGAAAAGAATTGGTCTATGGCGACCGGGATGAACTTTTTTATTCCGATGCATCACGTTACCTTTATATTTTCAGGTATGGTGTAGTTTCCTTTTTCGGTTATTCCGAAGCAGAAATTTCACAATTGTTAATGGAAATAAAACCTTTCTGTGAAGAATGGAGACAGTCCGATATTACCGAGACCATGGACTTGGAACTTGTAGCCGATAAGGAAAAAGCCACGATCCATCAGGATAAAGTAATATTGCCCAGTACCAATCAGGAGGGTATTCGTTTGGCATTGTTGCACTTGTCCCAGTCCGTTGCATTGGACTTTTATGCGGGGCTATCGGAACAGGCCATGAAAGAGACCCGTCAACACACCACATATCTGGAACAAAAAGGAAAATTGGACATTGGGGGAAGAAAATTAAAGAGGCATATTGCAAAAGTCTTGAACATAAACAACCAGATCTCCGAGAACCTATATATATTTGATTCTCACGAAGTAGTTTGGGAAGATTTGGAACTCGATCGATTGGACAAAGGATTAAAGCAGATTTTTGACCTTAAGGAACGGTATCGAAATATAAAGGAACAAGGCAATGTGATCAAGGAAAACCTCAGTTTGTTCATGAATATTATGGACCATAGAGAAAGCAGTAGGCTCGAGTGGATCATAATTATTCTGATTTTGGTCGAAGTAGTGGACCTTTTTATAATGCGATTAATTAGTTAA